The DNA region GCCGGGACCTCTGGCATATGCGCTCGCTCTTGTTCACCGAACCGGTCGACCTTCTGATTGGCAACACCTATGGCAAGTATCTCGAGCGTGACACCGGAACGCCACTGATCCGCATCGGCTTTCCGGTTTTTGATCGGCATCACCATCACCGCTCCCCTGTTTGGGGTTATCAGGGCGGCCTGAATGTGCTGGTGAAGATCCTCGACAAGATCTTCGACGAAATCGACAAGAAGACCAATGTTCTTGGCAAAACTGACTACAGCTTCGACATCATTCGTTGATGACGAACAGTGCGCGTGCCATCGCCGAAAACACTCGACGATGGCACAGGCGCACGATGGATGACCTCGCAATTGGCTTCGGCTGAGAGGAAAAACGGATGAATTCGCTAGCGGCCACGGTCCAGAATATTTTTGACGAGCCCGGCTGCGCCAGGAATGGCAGTAAGTCGGAGGCTGAGCGCAAGAAGGGCTGCACTAAGCAGCTGCAGCCGGGCAGTGCTGCGGGCGGCTGTGCCTTCGACGGCGCCAAGATTGCGCTGCAGCCGTTTACCGACGTCGCTCACCTGGTGCATGGTCCGATCGCGTGTGAAGGCAACTCCTGGGACAATCGCGGCGCCGTGTCTTCCGGCTCGAATCTGTGGCGCACCGCATTCACAACCGACATGAACGAAACCGATATCGTATTTGGAGGCGAGAAGCGACTTTGTAAAGCGATCAAGGAAATCGTGGACAAGCGCGACCCGCCCGCCATCTTCGTCTATCAGACCTGCATCCCGGCGATGATCGGTGACGACATCGACGCCGTCTGTAAGGCGGCATCCAAAAGGTTCGGCAAGCCGGTGATCCCGATCAACTCCCCGGGGTTCGTTGGTTCCAAGAACCTCGGTAACAAGCTCGCCGGCGAGGCCCTGCTCGACCATGTAATCGGAACGCGGGAGCCGGACTGCACCACGCCGTACGATATCAACCTGATCGGAGAATACAATCTCTCGGGAGAGCTCTGGCAAGTGAAGCCGTTGCTAGATGAGCTCGGAATCCGGATTCTCTCCTGCATCTCGGGCGATGGCAAATATGGCGAGGTCGCTTCATCCCATCGCGCGCGGGCGGCGATGTTGGTGTGCTCAAAGGCCATGATCAACGTCGCACGCAAGATGGAGGAACGCTACGGGATCCCGTTCTTCGAAGGGTCGTTCTACGGTATCCAGGATTCAAGCGATTCGCTGCGTCAGATTGCCCGCTTGTTGGTTGAACGCGGCGCACCGAAGGATCTGCTCGGGCGCACCGAAGCGGTGATCGCGCGCGAGCAAGCGCGGGCCTGGGCCGCGATCGAGCCATACCAGCCACGTTTGAAAGGCAAGAAGGCTTTGTTGATTACCGGCGGCGTCAAGTCGTGGTCGGTCGTCGCCGCACTGCAGGAAGCCGGGCTCGAATTGGTCGGAACCAGTGTGAAGAAGTCGACAAAGGAGGACAAGCAACGCATCAGGGAGCTTGTGGGGCAAGATGCCCGCATGATCGAGGATATGACGCCGGGGGAAATGGACAAGATGTTGAAGGACGCAAAAGCGGACATCATGCTATCGGGCGGCAAATCGCAGTTCGTCGCGCTGAAAGCGGCGGTGCCCTGGCTTGATATCAACCAGGAGCGTTGCCACGCCTATATGGGCTATGTCGGTGTGGTCAAACTAGTGGAGGAGATCGATAAGTCGCTCTCCAATCCGATGTGGGAGCAGCTACGTCGGCCGGCGCCATGGGAGGCCTTGGCCCGGGCGAAGGTACAGATGCAATCGCCGGTGGCGGGGATTGCCCGCGATCCGGCGCTCGCCGAAACGGCGCGGCGCGCGAGGAAGATCTGCTTCTGTAACACGGTCGATCTCGGCACGATCGAGGATGCGATCTACGGGCATGATCTGAGGACCGTCGAGGCAGTCAGAGAGTACACTAATGCGGTCGGCGGTTGCTGCAAGAGACGTATCGAGGGGATCTTGGTGTCCTCGCCATCTGCCATGCTACAGGCCACAGAATAGGAGGCGTCATGGCCATCGTCACGGCGCCGACAAAAGCCTGTGCGGTCAACCCGCTGAAGATGAGCCAGCCGATCGGCGGCGCATTCGCCTTCATGGGGCTGCGTGAGGCGATGCCGCTTCTGCACGGCTCGCAAGGGTGCACTTCCTTCGGGCTCACGCTCTTTGTGCGGCATTTCAGGGAGGCCGTACCGCTGCAGACCACCGCGATGAGCGAGGTCTCGACCGTGCTCGGCGGCTACGAGAATCTCGAGCAGGCGATACTGAATATCTACAACCGCGCCAAGCCAAAGATCATCGGGATCTGCTCGACCGGTGTCACCGAGACCAATGGCGACGATGTGGACGCCTACCTCAAGCTCATCCGGGACAAGCATCCGCAACTCGCGAAATTGGCGCTGGTCTATGTCTCGACGCCCGATTTCAAGGGTGCGTTCCAGGACGGCTGGGAGAAGGCTGTGGCGCGCATCGTGGAGTTGTTGGTGGAGCGGCCCCACGTCAATGGCCTTCGCGATCCCTCGCGAGTGAATGTTCTTCCAGGATGTCACCTCACGCCGGGTGATGTTGACGAACTCCGTGTCATTCTGGAGGATTTTGGGTTGCGGCCGTCCTTCCTGCCTGATCTGGCGGGATCGCTCGATGGGCATATCCCCGATGAGTTTACGGCAACGACCATCGGCGGCATCGGCGTCGACGAAATTGCGAGCATGGGCCGCGCCGGGTGGACGATAGCAATCGGCGGGCAGATGCGGCGCGCGGCAGAGGCCATGCAGGCCAAGAGTGGCGTGCCATTTCGCCTCTTCGAGCGGCTGTGCGGCCTCGGTCCGAACGACGAATTCATGACGTTTTTAAGCGAGATCAGCGGTCGGCCCGTACCATTGAAATATCGGCGCCAGCGCGGCCAGCTCACCGACGCGATGCTGGACACACACTTCCATATTGGCGGTCGCAGACTCGCGATCGCCGCAGAGCCGGATCTCTTATTTGATCTCTCCAGTATGCTGCACGACATGGGTGCGCAGGTGTGCGCGGCCGTAACGACCACGCCGTCGCAGGTGATCGAGCGGATCAAAACCAAGCAGGTGCTAATTGGCGATCTTGGAGATCTGGAAGAGCTTGCCAGAACCAAGCATTGCGACTTGCTGATCACGCATTCGCACGGCAGGCAAGCGGCGGCTCGGCTGAAAATCCCGTTCTATCGTGTGGGGTTTCCGATGTTCGATCGACTTGGCGCAGGACACCAATTATCCGTCGGTTATCGTGGTACGCGCGATTTGATCTTCGACATCGCCAATCTCGTGATCGCGGACCGCGAGGGGAACCATCAGCCTACACCGGACAGATGGCGGGCTGCGGCCGCACCGCCACCGAAATCCGGGCACCGCAGCTCCATCGGTGCAGCCGAGAGGTCCATTGCATGAAGGTCGCATTCGCCACTCAAGACCTAAGACGCGTCGATGCCCATTTTGGTTGGGCAAAGAATATCGCTATCTACGATGTCGCGCCAAGCGGGCACGTGTTTCTCAAAGCGGTTGAGTTTGAGGGCGATCTCAAGGAAGACGGCAACGACGACAAGTTGGCGCCGAAGATCGAGGCGATTAAGGATTGCGCAATCCTTTACGTCGCCGCTATTGGCGGTGCCGGCGCTGCGCGGGTGGTCGCCAACAAGATCCACCCTATCAAGGTGAACAAGCCAGAAGACATCCTAGTGCTGCTCGAAAAGCTCGAGCGTGTCCTGAAGGGAACTCCACCTCCCTGGCTACGCAAGGTCATGGCGAGGGACCAACGGCGCACTTTCGAGTTCGACGAATGAGATGATATGACCGCAGAAATAGAGCAGGGCAGTGCCGTCGATTTGCCGTTCCTCAGGGAGCTAGTCCAGATTTGTCGCGCCGAGGATACCAACGGAGCCTGGGAGGCCAAGAGCGATCTCGAACTGCTCGAACCCTATATCCTGGACAAGGAGAAGCGGCGCGCATTGCCGATTGTCGGCGATCCTGATCCCGATACGCTGTGGCGGCTGGAGCTGTTCTTCAATGCGGTCGCACTCTCGATCGAACGGGTCACCGGCGTGATGATCCAGCCGATCCTGAAGATGCATCATGAAGGCTTTGGCCGCATGGTGCTGATCGGAGGCCGGTTGATCGCCGTGAACAAGCAACTGCGCGATGTGCATCGCTTCGGCTTCGATAACCTCGCAAAGCTCGCGCAGGAGGGTGACAAATATGTCAGGGACGGGGTCGACCTGATCCGGAAATTTCCAGATGTGGCGAATTACTGAGGGCACTCATGAGCGATCGTGAAACACTGAAGGCAGAACTGAAGAAGCTGTCGAGCAAAGCGCTGCAAGCCAAAATGGATCTGCACGACCTTTCGGAAGAATTGCCCATCAACTGGACCTCGATCATGGCTGTGGCGCAGAAGGCGCACGATGCTTTTGCCGAACTCGAGCGCAAGAGCCATGATTTAAAGTCGCTGGAAAATACCTAGAGAGGCCCTACTTATGTCATTTGCAACGCGCGATGGCCGCGACTGGACGCCAGACTATCTGATCTCAATCGATGCCAAGAAGTGCATCGGCTGTGGGCGCTGTTTCAAGGTGTGCGGCCGCGATGTCATGACGTTGAAAGGAATCAACGAGGAAGGCGAACTTGTCGACCTCGGCGATGACGAGGACGATGAGATCGAAAAGAAGATCATGGTTCTGAGTGATCAGGGCGCCTGCATCGGCTGCGGCGCCTGCGCCAGGGTTTGCCCGGCCAACTGCCAGACTCACGTTTCAGCCACAGCTGAAGCAGCCTGACCGACCGGCCGGGTCCCTCTCGCGGCAGACGCGAAATGTGGGAGGGGATGGACCCATTGTTGATCACGTGAACCCGCAACGGAGATTTTGCCCACGCGCTCTGATGGCCTCGTTTGTCAAGACGGAGCGAGCGGAGACGTCGCGGCTAATCCTGCTTAATCGGCAAGGCAAGCACATAGCACGGCACCGTCAAGTTAACGAATTAGAGCGGCCGAGGGGGCAGACAACGGGCATGCCGACCATCCGGGACCCTCTTTATCGCCGCCATCGCTTCCCACCGGAAGTGATCAGTGATGCCGTTTGGTTGTATTTCCGGTTTCCCTCAAGCTTGCGCATGGTCGAGGAAATGCTGGCGGCGCGCATTGGCGTGACCTATGAGACCGGGCGCCAGTGGGGACGGAAATTCGGCAAGGCGTTCTCCGGTCGGATACGCCAGCGCGCTCCCGCTCGCGGTGACAAATGGCATCTGGACGAAGTCGCTATCTCGATCGCGGGCGAGCAACATTGGCTCTGGCGCGCTGTCGACCAGAATGGCTTCGTTCTCGACGTCTTGATCTTGCCGAAGAGCGAGCGGATCATCGAGCGTTTCAAAATCGTCCCATCACGCTCAACGGTTTCTGTCAGTTCACGATCAGGTCGCGAACCTTTTCCACGTCCCCTATCCCGGAGCCGTTACTGCCGACCTTTGCGACTTGGCGCGACATCTCCATGACAAGCGCTATCGCCGAACCTCGAACCTTTGAGAAGCGCCTCCTTCAGCTCGAAGGTCGCGAACCAGCGTCCTGGGCCTATAGGCACCCCGTTCCTGACGCGCCCGCTTCGCGGCGAAGCGCTCAAGCCCGCCGGATGAGGGACTGCCTAGCTTTGCACTTGACGTGACCCTTCGGTCCACTTGACTTGCCCCCGCAAGCGACGGGGTTCGCGCTCGTCGCGGTATGGACCAAGCGGATCCGGATTCAGCTTCAGGAAGCTATCGTCTACCTTGACGCCGAAGCCGTCTGGGCGTCTTGCCGTCGGGAAAGTTCTCGGCCGCATGCGCCATCCAACACAGCGAGATGTCGGAGAGGCGGGCTTCGTTTTCCGGAAAGCTACCGCCGACATCGGAGTGGTTTCCGGCGAACCACACCTGCTGCAGCCAATCCGGATGCTTGAAATATCGCGCAAGGGCTGCCCCGCACATTCAGCGCGAGAGCAGGCCTTTGTCGGGCACTTGCTTTGCCGGTTGTCGGCATTGAGACTCAATGCCAGAAACCTGACACTACGCGCCGCTACAAAGTGCCTGCTGAGCCTGCGAATTCACTTTGGCACGCGATTTGCTCTGTTCACGGCATCATCACCAATCGCAGTGCGATGGTCTTCGGGACGGACACGGCGCGCGTCGCTGTTCACGTCTGGTCCGTTCCGACGGCTTGCTCTGGCAATGACTTGGCGCGCAGTTGTGGACCGAGAAAATGCAGGGAAGCGTTGGATGCGATCTAGAGTTCTTCTTTGGGAGCCACAACAAATGCGCTCGTCGCGAGCGGTGCAACCAAAGCGGCAGACCTTGAGCCAGGAGTGAAACTGCCACCGGCGGTGTGGGACTGGTCCGGAGGCTACATTGGCGGACACGTCGGTGGCGGTACGGTCGAACCTCCTTCACCAATCCTTACGGTCAGTCGATCTATGGCGATGCCGACAGGTTCGATGTCACCCGGCGGCACAACCCGTACCTGTCGTTCGGCTAGGGCCGCATTTCTGCATGGGCGCTGCGCTGGCGCGCCTGGAATTGCGATGCGCCTTTACCGCGCTGTTCGTGCGGCTGGAGGATCTGGCGCTGACCATCGCCGCGGAGGAGTCGTCGACATGCCGTCTTGCGTCATTCGCTGCCCGCAGCGCCTGCCGGTCACTTGCCGCCCTTCCATCGCTTAGAGAGTGAAGTGCCACCATGCCCGAACAACCCTTGCCGACGCTGCCGATGTGGCGCGTCGATCACATCGAGCCCTCGCCTGAGATGTTGGCGCTGCGCGCCAACGGTCCGCTCCACCGCGTGCGCTTCCCGTCCGGGCACGAAGGCTGGTGGGTGACGGGCTACGACGAGGCCAAGGCGGTGCTGTCCGACGCGGCGTTCCGGCCCGCGGGAATGCCGCCGGCGGCATTCACCCCGGATTCGGTGGTTCTCGGTTCGCCGGGGTGGCTGGTCTCGCACGAGGGGGCCGAGCATGCCCGGTTGCGCACGATCGTGGCGCCGGCCTTCAGCGACCACAGGGTGAAGCGGCTCGCGCGGCAGGTCGAGGCGATCGCCGCGCAGTTGTTCGAGACGCTGGCGGCCCAGCCCCAGCCCGCCGACCTGCGGCGCCACCTCTGCTTTCCGCTTCCGGCCATGGTCATCAGCGCGCTGATGGGCGTGCTCTACGAGGATCACGCCTTTTTCGCCGGGCTGTCCGACGAGGTGATGACTCACCAGCATGAAAGCGGCCCGCGCAGCGCGTCACGCCTGGCCTGGGAAGAGCTGCGCGCCTACATTGGCTGCAAGATGCAGGACAAGCGCCAGGATCCGGGCGACAACCTGCTGACGGATTTGCTCGCGGCGGTCGACCAGGGCAAGGCGACCGAGGAAGAGGCGATCGGCCTGGCGGCGGGCATGCTGGTGGCAGGTCACGAGAGCACCGTCGCGCAGATCGAATTCGGCCTGCTGGCCATGCTCCGGCATCCGCAACAGCGCGAACGCCTGGTCGCCGATCCATCCCTGGTGGACAGGGCGGTGGAGGAAATTCTGCGCATGTACCCGCCGGGCGCGGGCTGGGACGGCATCATGCGCTATCCAAGGACCGACGTGACCATCGCGGGCGTGCATATTCCCGCGGAGAGCAAGGTGCTGGTCGGCCTGCCGGCGACCTCGTTCGATCCGCGCCATTTCGACGACCCGGAAATCTTCGACATCGGACGCGATGGACAGCCGCACCTGGCGTTCTCCTACGGGCCGCACCATTGCACCGGCGTGGCGCTGGCCAGGCTCGAACTCAAGGTGGTGTTCGGTTCGATCTTCCAGCGCTTTCCCGCGCTGCGCCTGGCCGTGGCGCCCGAAGAACTGAAGTTGCGCAAGGAGATCATCACTGGCGGGTTCGAGGAGTTCCCGGTGCACTGGTGATGCGCGGACGTCGCCGGGATCGCGATCTTCTCCGCAATTTGCAATTTGCCGATGCGCCTGGCGTGCGCCGGTCAGATCAGCCAGCCAACAGGTAACCAAGATGGACATGCAGGAAACCACGGCAGCATGCCGGGACGCCTTCGCCGAACTGGCGTCGCCAGCGTGCGTCCACGACCCATATCCGTTCATGCGGTGGTTGCGCGAGCACGATCCGGTGCATCGCGCGGCATCGGGCCTCTTTCTGTTGAGCCGCCACGCCGACATCTGCTGGGCGCTCCAGGCCACGGGCGATGCGCTTCGGGGGCCGGCGCCGGCCGAACTGGCGCGCTATTTCCCACGTGTGGCGACCAGCCTGTCGCTCAATCTGCTGGCGTCCACGCTAGCGATGAAGGATCCACCGACGCATACGCGTCTGCGCCGGCTGATCTCGCGCGATTTCACCATGGGCCAGATCGACAACCTGCGGCCGAGCATCGCGCGCATCGTCGCAGCGCGCTTGGACGGCATGGCGCCCGCGCTGGAGCGCGGGGAGGCGGTGGACCTGCATCGGGAATTCGCGCTGGCCTTGCCCATGTTGGTCTTCGCCGAACTGTTCGGCATGCCCCCGGACGACATGTTCGGGCTCGCCGCCGGCATCGGCGCCATTCTGGAAGGCCTGCGCCCGCACGCCAGCGATCCCCAACTCGCCGCGGCGGACGCGGCCAGCGCCAGGGTGCTGGCCTACTTCGGCGACCTCATACCGCGCAAGCGCACCGATCCCCGCCACGACATCGTGTCGATGCTGGTCGGCGCACACGACGACGATGCCGACACGCTGTCGGATGCGGAGTTGATCGGCATGCTGTGGGGCATGCTGCTGGGCGGCTTCGCCACCACTGCTGCGACCATCGACCATGCGGTCCTGGCGATGCTGGCGTATCCCGAACAGCGGCACTGGCTGCAGGGAGACGCCGTGGGGGTGAAGGCATTCGTCGAAGAAGTCCTGCGCTGCGACGCGCCCGTTATGTTCAGCTCCATTCCGCGTATCGCCCAGCGCGACATCGAACTGCGCGGCGCGGTGATCCCGAAGAACGCGGACGTGCGCGTGCTGGTCGCGGCTGGCAATCGCGACCCGGACGCCTTCGCCGATCCCGACCGCTTCGATCCCGCGCGGTTTTACGGCACCAGTCCTGGCATGTCGACCGGCGGAAAGATCATGCTGAGCTTCGGCCACGGCATCCACTTCTGCCTCGGTGCGCAACTGGCCCGGGTGCAGTTGGCCGAGAGCCTGCCGCGGATCCAGACGCGCTTCCCTACGCTGGCATTGGCCGAGCAGCCGGCCCGGGAGCCCTCCGCGTTCCTTAGGACGTTCCGCGCGCTGCCGGTGCGGCTGCATGCGCAGGGGGGCTGAGATGCGCGTCGTGGTCGACCAGGATCTGTGCGGAACCACCGGGCAGTGCGTGCTGTCGCTGCCGGGCACCTTTCGCCAGCGCGAACCGGACGGCGTGGCCGAAGTGTGCGTGGCGACGGTCCCGCAGGCGCTGCACGCCGCCGTGCGGCTCGCGGCCAGCCAGTGCCCGGTCGCCGCCATTCGGGTCATCGAAAGCGACGCTGGCGATGACGAGCGCGCCAGCGCCGACCCTGCGCCTTCT from Bradyrhizobium sp. B124 includes:
- a CDS encoding cytochrome P450 gives rise to the protein MDMQETTAACRDAFAELASPACVHDPYPFMRWLREHDPVHRAASGLFLLSRHADICWALQATGDALRGPAPAELARYFPRVATSLSLNLLASTLAMKDPPTHTRLRRLISRDFTMGQIDNLRPSIARIVAARLDGMAPALERGEAVDLHREFALALPMLVFAELFGMPPDDMFGLAAGIGAILEGLRPHASDPQLAAADAASARVLAYFGDLIPRKRTDPRHDIVSMLVGAHDDDADTLSDAELIGMLWGMLLGGFATTAATIDHAVLAMLAYPEQRHWLQGDAVGVKAFVEEVLRCDAPVMFSSIPRIAQRDIELRGAVIPKNADVRVLVAAGNRDPDAFADPDRFDPARFYGTSPGMSTGGKIMLSFGHGIHFCLGAQLARVQLAESLPRIQTRFPTLALAEQPAREPSAFLRTFRALPVRLHAQGG
- the fdxB gene encoding ferredoxin III, nif-specific, yielding MSFATRDGRDWTPDYLISIDAKKCIGCGRCFKVCGRDVMTLKGINEEGELVDLGDDEDDEIEKKIMVLSDQGACIGCGACARVCPANCQTHVSATAEAA
- the nifN gene encoding nitrogenase iron-molybdenum cofactor biosynthesis protein NifN, whose protein sequence is MAIVTAPTKACAVNPLKMSQPIGGAFAFMGLREAMPLLHGSQGCTSFGLTLFVRHFREAVPLQTTAMSEVSTVLGGYENLEQAILNIYNRAKPKIIGICSTGVTETNGDDVDAYLKLIRDKHPQLAKLALVYVSTPDFKGAFQDGWEKAVARIVELLVERPHVNGLRDPSRVNVLPGCHLTPGDVDELRVILEDFGLRPSFLPDLAGSLDGHIPDEFTATTIGGIGVDEIASMGRAGWTIAIGGQMRRAAEAMQAKSGVPFRLFERLCGLGPNDEFMTFLSEISGRPVPLKYRRQRGQLTDAMLDTHFHIGGRRLAIAAEPDLLFDLSSMLHDMGAQVCAAVTTTPSQVIERIKTKQVLIGDLGDLEELARTKHCDLLITHSHGRQAAARLKIPFYRVGFPMFDRLGAGHQLSVGYRGTRDLIFDIANLVIADREGNHQPTPDRWRAAAAPPPKSGHRSSIGAAERSIA
- a CDS encoding cytochrome P450, translating into MPEQPLPTLPMWRVDHIEPSPEMLALRANGPLHRVRFPSGHEGWWVTGYDEAKAVLSDAAFRPAGMPPAAFTPDSVVLGSPGWLVSHEGAEHARLRTIVAPAFSDHRVKRLARQVEAIAAQLFETLAAQPQPADLRRHLCFPLPAMVISALMGVLYEDHAFFAGLSDEVMTHQHESGPRSASRLAWEELRAYIGCKMQDKRQDPGDNLLTDLLAAVDQGKATEEEAIGLAAGMLVAGHESTVAQIEFGLLAMLRHPQQRERLVADPSLVDRAVEEILRMYPPGAGWDGIMRYPRTDVTIAGVHIPAESKVLVGLPATSFDPRHFDDPEIFDIGRDGQPHLAFSYGPHHCTGVALARLELKVVFGSIFQRFPALRLAVAPEELKLRKEIITGGFEEFPVHW
- the nifX gene encoding nitrogen fixation protein NifX, which encodes MKVAFATQDLRRVDAHFGWAKNIAIYDVAPSGHVFLKAVEFEGDLKEDGNDDKLAPKIEAIKDCAILYVAAIGGAGAARVVANKIHPIKVNKPEDILVLLEKLERVLKGTPPPWLRKVMARDQRRTFEFDE
- a CDS encoding ferredoxin — protein: MRVVVDQDLCGTTGQCVLSLPGTFRQREPDGVAEVCVATVPQALHAAVRLAASQCPVAAIRVIESDAGDDERASADPAPSPAEAERHAAKDQRNPGGHHGTV
- a CDS encoding CCE_0567 family metalloprotein, with the translated sequence MSDRETLKAELKKLSSKALQAKMDLHDLSEELPINWTSIMAVAQKAHDAFAELERKSHDLKSLENT
- a CDS encoding NifX-associated nitrogen fixation protein, which encodes MTAEIEQGSAVDLPFLRELVQICRAEDTNGAWEAKSDLELLEPYILDKEKRRALPIVGDPDPDTLWRLELFFNAVALSIERVTGVMIQPILKMHHEGFGRMVLIGGRLIAVNKQLRDVHRFGFDNLAKLAQEGDKYVRDGVDLIRKFPDVANY
- the nifE gene encoding nitrogenase iron-molybdenum cofactor biosynthesis protein NifE — translated: MNSLAATVQNIFDEPGCARNGSKSEAERKKGCTKQLQPGSAAGGCAFDGAKIALQPFTDVAHLVHGPIACEGNSWDNRGAVSSGSNLWRTAFTTDMNETDIVFGGEKRLCKAIKEIVDKRDPPAIFVYQTCIPAMIGDDIDAVCKAASKRFGKPVIPINSPGFVGSKNLGNKLAGEALLDHVIGTREPDCTTPYDINLIGEYNLSGELWQVKPLLDELGIRILSCISGDGKYGEVASSHRARAAMLVCSKAMINVARKMEERYGIPFFEGSFYGIQDSSDSLRQIARLLVERGAPKDLLGRTEAVIAREQARAWAAIEPYQPRLKGKKALLITGGVKSWSVVAALQEAGLELVGTSVKKSTKEDKQRIRELVGQDARMIEDMTPGEMDKMLKDAKADIMLSGGKSQFVALKAAVPWLDINQERCHAYMGYVGVVKLVEEIDKSLSNPMWEQLRRPAPWEALARAKVQMQSPVAGIARDPALAETARRARKICFCNTVDLGTIEDAIYGHDLRTVEAVREYTNAVGGCCKRRIEGILVSSPSAMLQATE